A section of the Streptococcus oriscaviae genome encodes:
- a CDS encoding F0F1 ATP synthase subunit C translates to MNLGALALGLACLGVSIGEGLLVASYLSSTARQPELQSKLMAGVFLGVAFIEGTFFVTLAMTFVLQ, encoded by the coding sequence ATGAATTTAGGCGCATTAGCTTTAGGTTTGGCCTGTCTTGGTGTCAGTATCGGTGAGGGACTATTGGTTGCAAGTTACCTGAGTTCCACAGCGCGTCAACCTGAATTACAAAGCAAACTGATGGCAGGAGTGTTCTTGGGTGTTGCCTTTATCGAAGGTACCTTCTTCGTTACCTTGGCCATGACGTTCGTCCTTCAATAA